One genomic region from Alteromonas pelagimontana encodes:
- the smrB gene encoding endonuclease SmrB has translation MTGQKDRKSKMNDDLSLFREAVSGIAPIAQDKVTHDKKIKLRAKANVQQKGRSQSRQVAASFAFSDIYEANMPSEGPVRYCREDVSTHVLKQLRRGDYYPELILDLHGLTKESAKLELAALIHAARKELIECVGIVHGIGQGILKRALPHYLIQHPHVKAFHQAPLEYGGQGALLVMIETSDPRYRE, from the coding sequence TTGACAGGGCAAAAAGACCGGAAAAGCAAAATGAATGACGATCTTTCACTTTTTCGTGAGGCAGTGTCTGGTATCGCGCCCATTGCACAAGATAAAGTTACCCACGATAAAAAAATCAAGTTACGCGCCAAAGCTAATGTTCAGCAGAAAGGCAGAAGTCAGTCTCGTCAGGTTGCAGCCAGTTTTGCATTTTCTGATATATACGAAGCCAATATGCCTTCTGAAGGCCCTGTAAGATATTGTCGCGAAGATGTCTCCACTCATGTACTTAAACAGTTGCGTCGGGGCGATTATTATCCAGAGCTGATATTAGACCTGCATGGTTTAACAAAAGAAAGTGCCAAACTTGAACTTGCAGCACTTATTCACGCAGCGCGTAAAGAATTAATAGAATGTGTGGGCATTGTTCATGGCATTGGCCAGGGCATTTTAAAGCGCGCCCTTCCCCACTATCTTATTCAGCACCCGCACGTGAAAGCATTTCACCAGGCACCTCTAGAGTACGGCGGACAGGGCGCTTTGTTAGTCATGATAGAAACCTCTGATCCTCGTTATCGTGAGTAG
- a CDS encoding DUF3149 domain-containing protein, which translates to MMLKMLTDPVVWGPLLGILMIIVMMLYYTYLFMHNMAKEEKSSKSTHDNEDQRFLS; encoded by the coding sequence ATGATGCTGAAAATGCTAACCGATCCCGTGGTGTGGGGCCCTTTACTAGGTATTCTGATGATAATCGTGATGATGCTTTACTACACTTACCTGTTTATGCACAACATGGCGAAAGAGGAAAAAAGCAGCAAGTCTACTCACGATAACGAGGATCAGAGGTTTCTATCATGA
- a CDS encoding transglycosylase SLT domain-containing protein: MLKKFKQVCIFFSGCLVLLPVLLVGCATMPPTDSSNICKIFYEKDSWYDAAADARDRWGVPIHVPMAMMYQESSFRHDALPPRDYVFFGLIPWGRVSSAYGYSQAKTPTWADYVRETGNSWADRDDFEDAMDFMGWFIYKTHSINGVSKWDAYAQYLNYHEGWGGYRRKTYNQKAWLKKVARIVKSRSLRYATQLKTCEEDLQKNWFMKLFS; the protein is encoded by the coding sequence ATGTTAAAAAAGTTCAAACAAGTCTGCATTTTTTTTTCTGGATGTTTGGTATTGCTACCTGTACTGCTTGTAGGATGCGCGACAATGCCACCTACAGATAGCAGCAACATCTGTAAAATTTTTTACGAAAAAGACAGTTGGTATGATGCGGCGGCAGATGCCAGGGATAGATGGGGCGTACCTATACACGTACCCATGGCGATGATGTATCAGGAAAGTTCGTTCAGGCATGATGCCTTACCTCCCAGAGATTATGTCTTTTTTGGGCTTATTCCCTGGGGGCGAGTCAGTTCAGCCTATGGTTATTCTCAGGCGAAAACCCCCACATGGGCGGACTATGTACGAGAAACCGGTAATAGTTGGGCCGATCGAGATGACTTTGAAGATGCCATGGATTTTATGGGCTGGTTTATTTATAAAACCCATTCCATAAACGGTGTGTCAAAATGGGATGCTTACGCCCAGTATCTTAATTATCACGAAGGGTGGGGCGGATATCGTCGTAAAACCTATAATCAGAAGGCTTGGCTGAAGAAAGTGGCGCGGATAGTAAAATCCCGTTCCCTTCGTTATGCGACTCAGCTTAAAACCTGTGAAGAAGACCTGCAGAAAAACTGGTTCATGAAGCTGTTTTCCTGA
- the gshA gene encoding glutamate--cysteine ligase: protein MTSTELSFSQRVAALDTPEFLQTLTQIKRGVEREGLRIQSNGKLATTPHSPALGAALTHESITTDYSEVLLEFITPPETDANVTIEQLQDIHKFVMSHIDGEKLWPMSMPCFIDDENDIPVAYFGESNVGKMKRIYRLGLKNRYGSMMQAIAGVHYNFSFPLDFWQQWDALHGSPHNQDQISADYLALVRNYRRLCWLIPYLYGASPALCSSFLKGKTHKLPFKKVGKGTYYLPYATSLRMSDLGYTNAEQSALHICYNQLDNYVNLLRTAMNTESSTYKKFSAGKDGNYQQLSPNILQIENELYSPIRPKQPTASMEKPTDALVRRGVSYIEVRALDVNPFTPVGISRDQMDFLDVFLLTCLLIPSKTLDAEQLMEANENLTSIVLEGRKPHLQLKKDGQPIAMHTWTERLFDELAQAAKLLDKAHASSRYSAAVTREWAKIKDPELTPSGQILSALRKDNADNSAFGLLLAKEYTDAFANFPYTHQSAEDFETMAKASLEAQRTIEANDDKDFDTFIRAYYNEPPAKKMPD from the coding sequence TTGACCTCTACTGAACTGTCTTTCAGCCAACGTGTGGCTGCGTTAGATACTCCCGAATTTTTGCAGACCCTGACTCAGATTAAGCGGGGCGTGGAGCGGGAAGGTCTTCGTATCCAATCTAACGGTAAGTTGGCGACCACCCCACATTCACCAGCTTTGGGTGCTGCGTTGACCCACGAAAGCATTACTACCGACTATTCCGAAGTCTTGCTGGAGTTTATTACCCCGCCAGAGACCGACGCCAATGTCACCATTGAGCAGCTTCAAGATATTCATAAATTCGTAATGAGCCATATTGACGGCGAAAAATTATGGCCGATGAGTATGCCTTGCTTTATTGATGATGAAAATGACATCCCGGTCGCTTACTTTGGTGAATCTAACGTCGGGAAGATGAAACGCATTTATCGTCTTGGTCTTAAAAACCGCTACGGCAGCATGATGCAGGCTATTGCTGGCGTACACTATAATTTCTCATTTCCTTTAGACTTTTGGCAGCAGTGGGACGCTCTGCATGGAAGCCCTCATAATCAGGATCAGATATCGGCAGACTATTTAGCACTAGTACGCAATTACCGCCGCCTATGTTGGTTGATTCCCTATCTTTACGGTGCATCGCCGGCTTTATGCAGCTCGTTTTTAAAAGGTAAAACCCATAAGCTACCTTTTAAAAAGGTGGGGAAAGGCACCTACTATCTGCCATATGCAACGTCGTTGCGCATGAGCGATTTGGGGTATACCAATGCAGAACAGTCTGCACTGCATATTTGCTACAACCAGTTAGATAACTATGTGAATTTATTGCGCACGGCAATGAATACTGAATCATCCACCTATAAAAAGTTTTCAGCAGGCAAAGATGGCAACTATCAGCAGTTAAGCCCTAACATTTTACAGATTGAAAACGAACTTTATTCTCCCATTCGTCCTAAGCAACCTACTGCGTCGATGGAAAAACCTACCGACGCGCTGGTAAGGCGCGGAGTGAGCTATATCGAAGTTCGCGCCCTTGATGTAAACCCGTTTACCCCGGTGGGCATCAGCCGCGATCAAATGGATTTTCTGGATGTGTTTCTACTGACATGTTTGCTCATCCCCAGTAAAACGCTGGATGCTGAGCAACTAATGGAAGCAAACGAAAACCTTACCTCTATTGTTCTGGAAGGGAGAAAGCCTCATCTTCAACTTAAAAAAGATGGGCAGCCAATAGCGATGCATACGTGGACAGAGCGCTTGTTCGACGAACTCGCTCAAGCCGCCAAACTGCTGGATAAAGCGCATGCGTCCTCTCGCTATTCTGCAGCAGTAACCCGGGAGTGGGCTAAAATTAAAGATCCTGAATTAACGCCGTCTGGTCAAATACTTTCTGCCTTAAGAAAAGACAACGCAGACAATAGCGCCTTTGGATTGTTGTTGGCGAAAGAATACACTGACGCATTTGCGAATTTTCCGTATACTCACCAATCCGCTGAAGACTTCGAGACAATGGCAAAAGCGTCTCTGGAGGCGCAGCGCACCATTGAAGCCAATGATGATAAAGATTTTGATACCTTTATCCGGGCGTACTATAACGAACCGCCGGCAAAAAAAATGCCTGACTAG
- a CDS encoding M16 family metallopeptidase yields the protein MSVNLAIRAIVFLAAISLFSGCQQTSNQKASEDNPSAADVYIPFERYTLDNGLTVVLHEDHSDPLVHVDITYHVGSAREEVGKSGFAHFFEHMMFQGSQNVADEQHFKIVTQAGGSMNGSTNTDRTNYYESVPANQLEKVLWLEADRMGFLLDAVDQKKFENQRETVKNERAQRVDNQPYGLRFEKTGEALYPPGHPYSWSTIGYVEDLDRVNVEDLKAFFERWYGPNNAVLTIGGDIDIAQTKQWVEKYFGSIPAGPDVDEPNPQPVSLDNDRYVTLEDKVHLPLLQITFPTVYARHPDEAPLDVLSDILGGGKTSLFYKNLVKGGDAVQAVVSHPCRELACEFQLLALANPAKVKNLAELDNAINATLKEFETRGVLPDDLARTKAGIEASTVFGLQSVSGKVSTLASGQTFENQPDLVAEDIRRYNAVTAEDVMRVYEKYIKNGHAVVLSVVPEGHSELAVKPQNFALPERNIPSHTETPAEKVETAAVKDNFDRSMVPKAGPTPIVEVPAHWETEIQPGIEVLGVTSDETPTVTLTLSMEGGVLLDDKAKAGTAYLTSMMMNESTKNYTNEEMANALAKLGSAVHFNAAGRYSQVYVSTLTKHLDETLALLEEKLYRPAFSAEDFARLKERVLQSMQQQLNNPSFLARRARDEVLFGEQNRVSLPDEGTMETLANISLEDVKTFYKKYYSPAKASIVVVSNLSQEKIAKSLDFLSLWKGSDYSIDEYAPFPEYDNKNIFFVNHPGAVQSVVYIVERGLKFDATGDYFKSRLMNFPLGGAFNSRINLNLREDKGITYGASTAFMGGKTIGWFEANADITAKNTAEGISEILREIESFRKEGMTQEELEFMRSAFTLSDALEYETPTSKISFLRQLLSYQLPDDYRAQQMKIINHITTDELDALAQHQLDTDKMQIIVVGDKATVFEQLQGLDIGITELSLEAEAATPKN from the coding sequence ATGTCAGTAAACCTGGCTATTAGAGCAATAGTATTTCTCGCAGCGATAAGCCTGTTTTCCGGTTGTCAGCAAACCTCAAACCAGAAAGCGTCAGAAGATAATCCCTCCGCGGCAGATGTCTATATCCCCTTTGAGCGTTATACGCTTGATAACGGCCTCACCGTTGTTTTGCATGAAGATCATTCAGATCCTCTTGTACATGTGGACATCACTTATCATGTGGGATCCGCGCGTGAGGAAGTCGGTAAATCAGGCTTTGCACACTTTTTTGAACATATGATGTTTCAGGGGTCGCAAAACGTTGCGGACGAGCAGCATTTTAAAATTGTCACGCAGGCTGGTGGCAGTATGAACGGCTCTACTAACACCGACAGAACAAACTATTATGAATCCGTTCCGGCCAATCAGCTTGAAAAAGTGCTTTGGCTGGAAGCAGACAGAATGGGCTTTTTGCTGGACGCCGTCGATCAGAAAAAGTTCGAGAATCAGCGCGAAACAGTGAAAAACGAAAGGGCACAGCGGGTCGATAATCAGCCCTACGGGTTACGTTTTGAGAAAACTGGCGAGGCGCTTTATCCGCCCGGCCATCCCTATTCCTGGTCAACAATCGGTTATGTAGAAGACTTAGATCGGGTAAATGTAGAAGATCTTAAAGCGTTTTTTGAGCGCTGGTACGGCCCTAATAACGCAGTGCTTACCATTGGCGGCGATATCGATATCGCACAAACAAAACAGTGGGTTGAAAAGTATTTCGGCAGTATTCCCGCAGGTCCCGATGTCGATGAACCGAATCCACAGCCTGTGAGCCTGGACAACGATCGCTACGTGACACTGGAAGATAAGGTGCATCTGCCGCTGTTGCAAATCACCTTTCCCACGGTGTATGCACGTCATCCTGATGAAGCGCCGCTGGATGTTCTCTCTGATATTTTAGGCGGTGGAAAAACCTCACTGTTTTATAAAAACCTAGTGAAGGGGGGCGATGCGGTGCAAGCAGTGGTGTCGCATCCGTGTCGGGAGCTGGCATGTGAATTCCAGCTCCTGGCTCTTGCTAATCCGGCAAAAGTGAAAAATCTTGCTGAACTTGATAACGCCATTAACGCCACGCTAAAAGAATTTGAAACACGGGGTGTGTTACCTGATGATTTAGCGCGCACTAAAGCCGGAATTGAAGCATCCACAGTATTCGGGTTGCAAAGCGTCTCCGGTAAAGTGTCTACTTTGGCGTCTGGGCAGACATTTGAAAACCAACCGGATCTGGTAGCGGAAGATATTCGTCGTTACAACGCCGTCACGGCTGAAGATGTCATGCGCGTTTATGAAAAATACATTAAGAATGGTCACGCGGTTGTTCTAAGCGTGGTGCCAGAAGGTCATAGCGAACTCGCGGTGAAGCCCCAGAATTTTGCCTTACCGGAGCGCAATATTCCATCGCATACGGAAACACCTGCTGAAAAAGTCGAAACTGCCGCGGTTAAAGATAATTTCGATCGCTCAATGGTGCCTAAAGCCGGGCCCACTCCTATTGTAGAGGTGCCCGCGCATTGGGAGACAGAGATTCAACCTGGTATTGAAGTGCTGGGTGTGACCAGCGATGAAACCCCCACTGTAACACTAACCTTAAGTATGGAAGGCGGTGTGTTACTTGATGATAAAGCGAAAGCTGGTACCGCTTATCTAACATCTATGATGATGAATGAATCGACAAAGAATTACACCAATGAAGAAATGGCTAACGCACTGGCTAAATTGGGAAGCGCCGTTCATTTTAATGCTGCAGGACGCTATTCTCAGGTATACGTCTCCACACTAACCAAACATCTTGATGAGACGCTGGCGTTGCTGGAAGAAAAGCTTTATCGGCCGGCTTTTTCTGCCGAAGATTTTGCACGGCTTAAAGAGCGGGTGCTACAAAGTATGCAGCAACAATTGAACAATCCGTCTTTTTTAGCTCGTCGCGCCAGAGATGAGGTGTTATTTGGGGAGCAAAACCGGGTAAGTTTGCCGGATGAAGGCACGATGGAGACTCTCGCAAATATTTCCCTTGAAGACGTAAAAACGTTTTACAAGAAGTATTACTCACCAGCGAAAGCCAGCATCGTTGTAGTGAGTAATTTATCGCAGGAAAAAATCGCGAAATCACTGGATTTCCTGAGCCTTTGGAAAGGGAGCGATTATTCGATTGATGAATATGCACCCTTCCCGGAATACGACAATAAAAATATCTTTTTTGTTAATCATCCCGGGGCGGTGCAGTCAGTGGTTTATATTGTCGAACGCGGACTCAAATTTGATGCTACCGGCGACTATTTTAAATCCCGATTGATGAACTTTCCTCTGGGTGGGGCTTTCAACAGCCGCATCAATCTTAATCTGCGGGAAGACAAAGGCATTACCTATGGCGCTTCCACTGCATTTATGGGAGGCAAAACGATAGGGTGGTTTGAAGCCAATGCCGATATAACTGCGAAGAATACTGCAGAGGGAATCTCTGAAATTCTGCGGGAAATAGAAAGCTTTCGTAAGGAAGGAATGACTCAGGAAGAGCTGGAATTTATGCGCAGCGCGTTTACTTTAAGTGATGCGCTTGAATATGAAACGCCCACCAGTAAAATCAGTTTTCTGCGCCAGTTGCTATCTTATCAATTACCTGATGATTATCGCGCCCAGCAGATGAAAATTATTAATCACATTACCACTGATGAGCTGGATGCGTTAGCGCAGCATCAATTGGATACAGACAAAATGCAGATTATTGTAGTGGGTGATAAAGCCACGGTTTTTGAACAACTTCAAGGCCTGGATATAGGTATCACTGAGCTGTCGCTGGAAGCGGAAGCTGCAACACCCAAGAATTAA
- a CDS encoding Hpt domain-containing protein → MQAPETLVDLDFGLSQLGGNKSLLLTLLQKFAREYEQTPAKLEACFTQQDWQQARRYIHTLKGVSGNMGCTSLHNCCLELENALENNSVSAPYNNFLAVLQQTFTVINKLSADIPAAAPPPEKVAFDPDARIALMEALKRGQFVSQQQLTDWLAASINDSDKRQAVKDAVNEFDYQTAIALLQE, encoded by the coding sequence ATGCAAGCGCCGGAGACATTAGTCGATCTCGATTTTGGGCTTTCACAGCTAGGGGGTAACAAAAGCTTGCTACTCACCTTGCTGCAAAAGTTCGCCAGAGAGTATGAACAGACCCCAGCAAAATTGGAAGCTTGTTTTACCCAACAGGATTGGCAGCAGGCCCGAAGATATATCCATACCCTTAAAGGCGTATCGGGCAATATGGGCTGCACTTCCTTACACAACTGTTGTCTTGAACTGGAAAATGCCCTCGAAAACAACAGCGTTTCGGCTCCATACAATAACTTTCTCGCAGTCTTACAGCAAACTTTCACTGTTATTAATAAACTGTCTGCCGATATTCCCGCCGCTGCCCCGCCTCCGGAAAAAGTAGCCTTTGATCCAGACGCCAGAATAGCGCTGATGGAGGCCTTAAAGCGAGGGCAGTTTGTTTCACAGCAGCAGCTTACAGATTGGCTGGCAGCGAGCATCAACGATAGCGATAAGCGGCAGGCCGTCAAAGATGCGGTGAATGAATTCGACTACCAAACCGCAATCGCGCTTTTACAAGAATAA
- a CDS encoding TIGR01621 family pseudouridine synthase, giving the protein MNPIPVVHTHKDFIVINKPSGIAMHDPENGILAVLQRQLNLQGMHLCHRLDTVTSGCLLLARNAQAAAIIGDLFANRLIQKFYIAQLSKKPNKKQGTIAGDMKNRRRGQHVLLKSKDNPAVTQFFSSTLSSGERVAIVKPLTGKTHQIRVAMKSVGSPIVGDELYGGTPADRTYLHAWGLQFIYQAEEFQLFASPQYGQSFTHSAFAKWLSELDSPAKLPWPRYQLPSNMSDKPKDNTDD; this is encoded by the coding sequence ATGAATCCAATACCCGTAGTACATACCCATAAGGATTTCATCGTTATAAACAAGCCTTCTGGCATAGCGATGCACGACCCTGAAAATGGGATCCTTGCCGTGTTGCAGCGTCAGCTTAATTTGCAAGGTATGCATTTATGTCATCGCCTTGACACTGTCACTTCTGGTTGTTTACTTCTGGCTCGAAACGCTCAAGCTGCCGCGATAATTGGCGATCTTTTTGCCAACCGTCTCATTCAGAAATTTTATATCGCTCAGCTCAGCAAAAAACCCAATAAGAAGCAAGGCACAATTGCCGGCGATATGAAAAACCGCCGTCGAGGCCAACATGTTTTACTAAAAAGCAAAGATAATCCTGCTGTTACCCAGTTTTTCAGCAGTACGCTTTCCAGTGGCGAGCGCGTGGCGATAGTAAAGCCTTTAACTGGGAAAACGCATCAAATTCGCGTGGCTATGAAAAGCGTGGGCAGTCCGATTGTAGGTGATGAGTTATACGGTGGTACACCGGCTGATCGCACCTATCTTCATGCCTGGGGGCTACAGTTTATTTATCAGGCGGAGGAATTTCAGTTGTTTGCCTCCCCTCAATATGGGCAATCTTTTACTCATTCCGCTTTTGCAAAATGGCTTAGCGAACTAGATTCTCCTGCCAAGCTGCCCTGGCCGCGATATCAACTGCCTTCCAACATGTCTGATAAGCCGAAAGACAACACAGATGACTGA
- a CDS encoding ketopantoate reductase family protein, with protein sequence MTELALRIVGSGAIGSLLGAGAEQAAIPYSLMPRKNTSRTLEVIKQNRETVRLKHNAPEPQTLTEKDILVLPLKAYQLADAARAWQHRLLPSTPVLLLHNGMGGYEAVRQYLPQNPLFLATTSHAALRVSSNCVQHTGSGRTDIGPAPDTTRSEDLAHQIVRVFSACFAPINWREDMLSALWIKLTVNAVINPLTAIHNIPNGELAKPEYTSCIASVITEIFRVMRSEGYDISKDALRERVYEVIHASAANYSSMHQDIAHQRATEIDAINGYVIRTAKKKGIDVSTNSFLYEKVCALQASKGVLT encoded by the coding sequence ATGACTGAACTCGCTTTGCGCATTGTGGGCTCAGGCGCTATAGGCTCTTTACTTGGGGCGGGTGCTGAGCAGGCGGCAATACCTTACAGCTTAATGCCAAGAAAGAATACTTCGCGGACATTGGAAGTCATAAAGCAAAACAGGGAAACAGTACGACTGAAGCACAACGCTCCTGAGCCACAAACTCTTACCGAAAAAGACATTCTGGTTTTACCGCTAAAAGCTTATCAACTTGCTGATGCCGCCCGAGCATGGCAACATCGCCTGCTCCCCTCAACGCCAGTTTTACTTCTTCACAATGGCATGGGCGGCTATGAAGCCGTACGTCAGTATTTGCCACAAAATCCGCTTTTCCTCGCCACTACAAGTCACGCAGCGTTGCGCGTGTCATCGAACTGCGTTCAACACACCGGGAGTGGACGTACCGACATCGGACCCGCCCCTGACACCACGCGGTCGGAAGATTTAGCGCACCAAATAGTTCGAGTATTTAGTGCTTGTTTTGCCCCCATCAATTGGCGGGAAGACATGCTATCTGCGCTGTGGATCAAACTGACTGTCAACGCGGTGATTAATCCGCTAACCGCTATTCATAATATTCCCAATGGAGAGCTGGCTAAGCCGGAGTACACATCCTGCATTGCCAGCGTAATAACTGAAATATTTCGCGTAATGCGTAGCGAAGGATACGACATTAGTAAGGATGCTTTACGAGAGCGGGTTTATGAGGTGATCCACGCCAGCGCAGCCAACTACTCAAGCATGCATCAGGATATCGCCCATCAACGAGCAACAGAAATTGATGCCATCAATGGCTATGTCATACGTACTGCCAAAAAAAAAGGAATTGATGTTTCCACCAACTCCTTTTTATACGAAAAAGTTTGTGCACTCCAGGCTAGCAAAGGCGTGCTGACCTAG
- the lysS gene encoding lysine--tRNA ligase → MTDQQLDENKLIAERRAKLRAIRENCRANGFPNAFRRENYAEELQNKFGEQEKEALAEQGNKVSIAGRIMAKRGPFLLLQDMTGRIQSYASKETQKDIKARYGSLDIGDIIGVSGVLHKSGKGDLYVDMENYELLTKALRPLPEKFHGLSDQETKYRQRYVDLITSEKTRETFKIRSAIINGIRNYLTTRDYIEVETPMLQVIPGGATAKPFVTHHNAMDIDMYLRIAPELYLKRLVVGGFERVFEINRNFRNEGLSTRHNPEFTMLEFYQAYADFNDLMNLTEDMLRTLAKDILGTTDLVNTVRDTEGNVLEEKHYDFGKPFDRLSMGEAILKYWPEANEAAIRDPEAHLDELKAMAKQLHIKEPEVDGIWGAGKYLCEIFEATAEEQLEQPTFITEYPWEVSPLARRNDENSFITDRFEFFVGGRELANGFSELNDPEDQAERFSKQVEEKDAGDDEAMHFDEDYIRALEFGLPPTAGEGIGIDRLTMLFTDSPTIKDVILFPHMKPQSQD, encoded by the coding sequence ATGACCGACCAACAACTCGACGAAAACAAATTAATAGCCGAGCGCCGGGCAAAATTGCGCGCCATTCGGGAAAACTGCCGCGCAAACGGGTTTCCGAATGCCTTTCGCCGCGAAAACTATGCTGAAGAATTGCAGAATAAGTTCGGTGAGCAGGAAAAGGAAGCGCTGGCTGAGCAGGGGAATAAGGTTAGCATTGCCGGTCGAATTATGGCGAAACGAGGGCCATTCCTGTTGCTGCAGGATATGACTGGTCGTATTCAGTCATATGCGTCAAAAGAGACACAAAAAGATATTAAAGCGCGCTACGGCAGCTTGGATATCGGCGACATTATTGGTGTGTCAGGCGTTTTGCATAAGTCGGGCAAAGGCGATTTGTATGTGGACATGGAAAACTACGAGCTGCTAACCAAAGCGCTGCGTCCGCTGCCGGAAAAATTCCATGGCTTAAGCGATCAGGAAACCAAGTATCGCCAGCGTTACGTTGATTTGATCACCAGTGAAAAAACTCGCGAGACCTTTAAAATTCGTAGTGCGATTATAAACGGTATCCGCAATTACTTGACGACGCGGGATTATATTGAAGTAGAAACTCCCATGCTTCAAGTCATTCCCGGTGGTGCAACAGCAAAGCCTTTCGTTACGCATCATAATGCCATGGATATTGACATGTATCTGCGTATCGCTCCTGAATTGTACTTGAAGCGCCTGGTGGTTGGCGGCTTTGAGCGAGTGTTCGAAATTAACCGTAATTTCAGAAATGAAGGCCTTTCAACTCGCCACAATCCAGAATTTACCATGCTTGAATTCTATCAGGCTTACGCAGATTTTAACGATTTGATGAACCTGACCGAAGATATGTTACGCACATTGGCGAAAGATATCCTGGGAACGACGGACCTGGTTAATACTGTTCGTGATACTGAAGGTAATGTGCTGGAAGAAAAGCATTATGACTTCGGCAAGCCATTTGATCGCTTAAGTATGGGCGAGGCGATATTAAAATATTGGCCTGAAGCGAATGAAGCGGCTATCCGCGACCCGGAAGCGCATCTTGATGAGCTCAAGGCCATGGCTAAACAGCTACACATAAAAGAGCCTGAAGTGGATGGCATTTGGGGGGCCGGTAAATATCTTTGTGAAATTTTTGAAGCCACGGCCGAAGAGCAGTTAGAGCAACCCACCTTTATTACTGAATACCCTTGGGAAGTGTCACCTTTAGCGCGCAGAAATGATGAAAATTCGTTTATTACTGATCGCTTTGAATTCTTTGTCGGTGGTCGAGAGTTGGCGAACGGATTTAGCGAACTAAACGATCCAGAAGATCAAGCGGAACGTTTCAGCAAACAGGTAGAAGAAAAAGACGCCGGCGACGACGAAGCCATGCATTTTGACGAAGATTACATTCGTGCTCTTGAATTTGGTTTACCGCCAACGGCAGGTGAAGGAATTGGGATTGATCGGTTAACTATGTTGTTTACCGATAGCCCTACCATTAAAGATGTAATCTTGTTTCCTCATATGAAACCACAATCACAGGACTAG